The window ACAAGATGAGATGGTCATTGGTGGTTTGTGTTAGGTGTGATTAACTTTGTTCCATCATCTGGTCCTGTGTTTGGTAAGATGGTAACAAGCTCTCCAGACTTGGCTGGGATTGGGTTTACTGGCAGTGGAGAGTGAGCGACGATACTGATTTTATTTGTCTTGGTTGTCTtggttgcttgtctgtctgtctggctgtctgtctatctgtctatctgtttgtctatctgtctgtctgtctatctgtttgtctatgtatctgtttgtctatctatctgtctgtctgtctatctctttgtgtatgtatctgtttgtctgtctatctgtttgtctatctatttgtttgtctatctatctgtctggctgtctgtctatctgtctatctgtttgtctatctgtctgtctgtctatctgtttgtctatctatctgtttgtctgtctgtctatctgtctgtctatctgtttgtctatctatctgtctgtctgtctgtctgtttgtctgtctgtctatctgtatgtctgtctgtctgtctgtctatctgtatgtctgtctgtctgtctatctgtttgtctatctatctctgtctgtctatctgtttgtctgtatgtctgtctgtctgtttgtctgtctgtctatctgtctgtctatctgtttgtttgtctgtctatctgtttgtctgtgtatctgtttgtctgtctgtatatctgtttgtctatctatctgtctgtctgtctatctatttgtctatctatctgtctgtttatctgtttgtctatctgtctgtctgtctatctgtttgtctgtctgtctgtctatctgtttgtctgtctgtctgtctatctgtttgtctgtctatctgtctatctgtttgtctgtctatctgtttgtctgtctgcctgtctatctgtctgtctgtctatctgttagtctatctgtctctgtctatctgtctgtctgcctgtctgtttatatttTGTTGGTTTACATGTTggtgtctttgtttgctataaaCGTCTCACACCATATCAATCTTTCTACATTTTGTTGTCACTAATCACCACCTTTCTCTCAGCACATTTAAATATCTCTGGAAAGAAGTTGGAAAAAACATTGACAGTTACAAGACATTCCCACGTCTCATAGGAGGTAAGAACCTAGCAGTGTGATGATTTTTATTTGATTTTACTCACACATTGTCAGAATGTGGAGGAAAGAACTATCACTTTGTTCATCCGTCTGCTGATGTTGGTGAGTCGGTGTGATGTTTGGTTGGTGGAACTGTGATGATGACATGTCGTGTGTAGAGTCTGCTATCAATGGAGCGATACGTGCTGGGTATGAATATGGTGGGCAGAAGTGTTCGGCTCTTGGTCGCCAGTATGTGCCTGAATCACTGTGGCCACAGGTAATGAAGGAAACAGacgaatggatggatggacggggacacacacacacacacacacacacacacacacacacacacacacacacacacacacacacacactgtttgaCAACTTGGTATTTGTTTAGATCAAAGAAGGCATGGTCGAGGCGATGAAGACCATCAAAGTTGGACCAGTAATCCTCCTTCTTTATGCATTACATTACATCTGTATAAGACCATTGCTTGACTGTGACAGCCTGACGAGCCTCCGACGTTCTACTCAGCTGTTATTGACCAAAATGTAAGATCAGCATCTCTTCACAAATAGAAACGAGTAATGAGTACAgagtttacacacacacacacacacacacacacacacacacacacacacacacacacacacacacacacacacacacacacacacacgcacacacctcGAACCTTGAAGCCGCCCATAGTAAAGAAACTATGATTAGCGGGGCCCTTGGATTGTGCTCCTGGGCAACTGGCAAATTACTAGGACAAAACCGCCTGTGTCTTGTGAGGCCGCCTTGTCGTCTAAATGATCTTCTACATTCACATAAGAAACTTTCTCCTTGGAATCGTACATTCGCTGCACATCTGCTTTTCCCACGATTTGTGATTACCTTCTCAACATCCCTTTGACAAAGACTGAACCACCCATTCCGGTCTTGGCATCTCTAGTACCAGATGTTTTTGGTATCTACTAATTGCAGATCTTGACTAACTAGATCTCTCCATATCTTTCTTGTTCCATGGCAAGGTCTTGTCTTCCTCAATTCCCCAAACATCAGATTCTTTGGAAGTCGTTCCTCATTCATTCTACCCACATGACTCAGCCACTTCAATTGCTGCTCCATTATGATGTCAGGGATTGTCCAATGCATGCCAAAATTTTCAGCTAAAACTCGTGTTGTTACCCTCTCCTGCCATTGCTCAAATCTGTTGACTCCAAGTATGGTTCTCACACAACGATTGTGAAAGACATTTAGCCTTTTTGTGTGTTGAGCTTTTAGCACCCCAGTTTCAGATCCATACAATAGCACTGCCAAAATCACTGCTCTGTAGACTGCTCTCTTGGTAGCCACTGACAAGTTagaattgttgaaaatagGACCTCTCAAAGCTCCAAAAGCTTTGGAAGCCTTTTCGATCCTACTGGTAACATCTAGTGTGACATCTCCATCTCTTGATAAATTAGACCCCAAGTACGTAAAGCAATCCACCATCTCAATTTCCCCTTCATCAACTTGTACCGAAGCCATATCCCTGTCATCAATCGTTGTCCCTATTACTATTCCTTTTGTCTTCTGAGTGTTAACTGTCAACCcccattttcttgccataTCAACAAACTTTCTAGATGCCATTTCATAGTCCTCACGAGAACTGGAATACAGAGCCACATCATCTGCAAACTGTGACTCAGTCACCCTCACTACTTGCAGCCTCGACTTTCCAGTTCTATCTCCAACCAGCTTTCTGCCGTGTTTGAACAGTACATCAATTCCAGCCTCTGCACACTCATCTCGCCAACATGTTACCATAGCATTGAAGTAGATGTTGAATAAAGTAGGAGCCAAAGTGCACCCTTGTCTAAGACCATTTTTCACCTCAAATGCATCAGATAGATCTGATCCCACTCTGACCTCCCCACTCTGACCTCTGCTCTCATACCCTGATGACACGACTGAATAATGCTGAGCATTACTGTGGGCACACCACATTTCTCCAACACTCTCCATAAAGCTTGACGAGGTACTGAGTCATAAGCTTTCTTTAGATCTACAAACAGGACGAAGAGTGCTTCACCATGCTCAATAGCCTTTTCTATCAGTTGTCTAGCCACAAAAATCATGTCTACACATCCTCTTCCCTTTCTAAAACCGCACTGGGATTCTGGCAAGATATGTTCTGCAATAGTCTGTACTTGAATGATTCTAGCGATTATCTTCCCTATGACATCTAGTAGACTAATACCCCGCCAGTTATCACACATTTGGAGATTTCCTTTCTTTGGAATAGGGACAACTACTGCATCTTTCCAGTCTCCCACTACTTTACATTCTTTCCATACGTCCTTTATCAGCAATAGTAATCTATCCAAGAGTTGTGCGCCACCACAGCTGACCAGTTCAGGTAGAATGCCGGTCTTGCCTCCAGCTTTTGCCTTTTTTCAATTTGGAGAGCACTCACCAACTCTTCTTCACTAGGGGCTTCATCCAGTTCTGCAAAAGGTGGTATAGTTGTCATGCTCTCCAGTACTTCTTCACTAAACTCACTCTCCACGTTCAACAGTCTGCAAAAAGTGTTGATGCCAGCGGGATAACACTTCCAGTGGACCTTGTGTTAGCTCGCCATTGTCCTTCATGATTGCTCTACGTCTGATTGGTTTACGACCAGCATGTGCTTGTTGTAGCTTTCGGATACACTTCCATCTAGTCCGGCCGTCTTTTACAGCTTCTTCCCTTGTGTTGCCACTCGACATACCCATTCCTCTTTGGCTTTATCTACTGCTTTCTTCACAATTCTTTGATGTTTTCTAAACTGTTTTTTCTGAGTTTGGGTGTTATTTGTGAGATATGCAGTATAAGCCTTATTCTTAGCTACAATCAATggcatcaacacacacacacacacacacacacacacacacacacacacacacacacacacacacacacacacacacacacacacacacgcacacacacacaaagcgtTCAAACCGGAAGTATTGAAGCTCCTGAGTCGGTTACCcgctcagtcacgtgacttttacagAGTCCTGTTTTATGGccaataaataaatgtaaagTATCAACTCACATGCTCATACAGCCTACTTGCAAACGTgtgtggacagacacacacagagatgaAGTAGTGAGATGGGCATGTCATGTGTACTAGTAACTACACATCACGCAGTCTGTTGTCTACATTGTCATGTTTTATGTTGTCTGTGTTGCTCACCTCCAGTCGTTCAACAACATCAAAGGTTATATTGAACACGCAAAGTCGAACAGCGATCTGAGCATTGTTTATGGTGGGGAGTGTGATGACAGTGTCGGGTATTATGTGTATCCCACGCTGGTTGAGACCAAGGATCCACGCAGCAAACTGATGGTGGAGGAAATTTTTGGTCCAGTGATCACGACGTATGTTTACCCGGACGATAAAGTAGAGGAGACACTGAAATTGGTCAGAcgttttcttgtgtgtgtgtgtgtgtgtgtgtgtgtgtgtgtgtgtgtttgtttgcttctaCTCGTCAATTGATTTGGTTGCATTTGTGATTTCTAGGTGAATGAGACGTCGCCGTTTGGTCTGACTGGTGCCATATATTCCAAGGACAGGTTGTCTGACTTGTTGTTGGCTCGTTTGTGTGACTCGTTGATATCTGTTTTGCTAGTTATTTCCTTCATCATGCAGCATCTGTTCTTCGTCACTCGGCTGGTAACATGTACTTCAATGACAAGTCAACCGGCTCTGTAGTCGGACAGCAACCATTCGGTGGTGGCCGACTGTCAGGTAGATAAGAGTATTGATGatacaatagtttaattaatgtattgtgagatgcattcctccaatacaatagtctagtgtattgtgagatgcatccctccaatacaatagtctagtgtattgtgagatgcatccctccaatacaatagtctagtgtattgtgagatgcatccctccaatacaatagtctagtgtattgtgagatgcatccctctaatacaatagtctagtgtattgtgagatgcatccctctaatacaatagtctagtgtgttgtgagtgtgtgtgggtgtgtgtgtgtgtgtgtgtgtgtgtgtgtgtgtgtgtgtgtgtgtgtgtgtgtgtgtgtgtgtgtgtgcttggttgcattgtagtttgtattgtagtttgcgttgtagtttgtgtcgtagtttgcttgtaatttgccttgtgcttttgatgacagttctgaaatatatatatattgtgagatgcatccctccaaatAAAATAGCCTAATCTACATTCATGTAGCACTATGTCATTCTATCTGCAGGTACGAACGACAAAACAGGCACCAAAGTCCTCCTCCAGAGGTACGTATCCCCCTTAGCCATAAAGGAGCAGTTCCAACCTCTCACACGTTGGGACTACCCATCGATGGCCAAGTGATgaaacaccaacaaacagtaacattactgttaattaatcagttcatcattcattcataaaCTGCACTGTCTAGCCAGCTGACTAGCTCAATGCATTTTGTAGTCATATTTTCTTTATTAATGTTCGTTGTGTTGACTGACTATCAGCTTGGCTCGTCTGGCTTAGCTTTTCGTGCTTTCAATAGTCCTCGTGTCTTCACAAGCGTGTCTTCTAGTGCACTGTTTGCCTTCGTTCCCGGTCTCTTGATGCTCTCGATCGCATCAATTCTAGACGAGTACGCGGAGTTTAGTTATGTTTAGTATGCATTTGAGTTGTTGTGTGAGCGTCACCGTTGTTTGGAGTTTGGGTGGATGTCGGTTATTTGACCAAGTAGGGATGTCATCTGGTCCTCCTGACTTCGATCTTGTGCTGCCTGTTTGAGGCTGAAAAggtgcagacaaaacagaaaacaattagtgtgtgtgtgtgtgcgtgtgcgtgcgtgtggtgtgtgtgtgtgtgcgtgcgtgtggtgtgtgtgtgtgtgcgtgcgtgtgtggtgtgtgtgtgtgtgtgcgtgcatgtgtggtgtgtgtgtgcgtgtgtgtgtgtgtgtgcgtgtgtgtgtgtgtgtgtgtgcgtgtgtgtgtgtgtgtgtgtgtgtgcgtgtgtgtgtgcgtgtgtgtgtgtgtgtgtgtgtgcgcgcgcgcgcgtgtgtttcAGTTATCTTTGTGTGTACGTACTGTGAGTCATTTCTCTCTGCAACAGCCGTTAACGACTTAAAGAACGGTTGTATTGAGTCAACAATCGTCGCAAGACGCAGATTCTCCTGCTGCAGCTTGTGAACCTCACACACTTGCgctgcaaacacacaaacacacagagagctgagacacaacaaacacacatgaaAACTTGACAGCCAAGATAGCTGCATGCTACACAAGtttcaacacacaaacaaaccttGGTAAATATCTTGTTCTAGTGCAACACGTGAGAGTGCACTCAACCATCTCTAGTGCATACAGTTAGCCAGCATGTtcacacactgtcacattGAATATCCTTTTCGCATGGACTTCGTAGTTGTTCTAATGTCGTGCAGTGGAGACTTAGTGTTGTCTCGAGTGTCTTGCATTCACACTGGACTTCAGACAGTTGCAGTTGTCTGGGTTGGCAACAGCGACGAGTTAAGTCTTGGTGAAGATCTTGTACCTTTTCTTTCATTTGGTTGATGTGTTGCTGTAATTAAACTCTAAATTGAAGACGCGGATAAGGAGCAAGGTAAACGAATGAAGCTGtcataacaaacaaacaaaacaaaacacacaaatagacagacagacagacagacaaacgcacaaacaaacagacaaatgcacagacagagagaaagacagacaaatgcacacacaaatgcacaaacagacagacagacaaatgcacaaacaaacacacacacacacacacacacacacacacacacacacacagagggagatggaggggaggggaggggagagaggaagTGGTGTGTCTGGTGGAGAAGACAGAGCTCGCTATGGACCTTCACTCATGCCAGGAGGATCAGACAAGACTTGGTATGATGCATGACTTGTATGTTGGTTTGTTATCTTCTGTTTGTGTcattgcatttgtctgtctgtttgtttatttgtttgtctgtttgtttgtctggctgtgtttgtttattgtttgtgtatctgtttgtctgtgtgtctgttatgGTTTCAaagtatttgtgtgttgttttcagGCCTCACATCAAAACCATCTTCCAAGGCATTTCTGCTAAAGTCAATGGAGAGCCATGCTGTGACTGGGTAAGTCACCAACATAATACTGTTGACAGTATGTATTTATTaggatgttttgtttgtgtaggttGGAGCTGATGGTGCTGGCCATTATGTCAAGATGGTGCATAATGGTACTGAGTGTGGAGACATGCAGGTGTAATGACAGTCACAATTTATTTCTATATTgcatctgtctgactgtttgtgtatcCATCAGCATCTATCCCTGTCTacttatctatttatttaaattttatttatttaataattaattagttgattaattaataataattaatttaattagtgtATTGTATGGCTGAATGTCTAGTGTGAAatagtgtgtttgtgtagtttgttatgttgtgttgtagctcATCTGTGAGGCATATCATCTGATGAGGGATGCACTTGGGATGAGTGAAGATGAGATGAGTGGCGTGTTTAGGGAATGGAACAAAGGCGAGCTCGACTCTTTTCTTATTGAAATCACACAGAACATTTTGGCTTAGAAACACACAGATGGGACACCACTAGTTAGGAAAATCAGAGATGCAGCAGGACAGGTCGGTAATCAGTGTTTctttatgtgtgtctgtatatttgtctgtctttgtttgtgatggttgtttgtctggttgttgtttgtgtgtttgtctgtctgtgtctgtctacttgtctgtctgtctgtttacttgtctatatgtatgtatgtatgtatgtatgtatgtatgtatgtatgtggctcaattggttagagtgtgcagttggagattggcaacatccggaacctttgggtcagagtttgagtgcgggagggccacctGCAtaaatttccttgggcaaggaactaacatacaattgcctctctctctccggagtgtcaggttctgtctacagcaagtatctacagcaagtacagcaagtgtgaagtacatcacagtgacttctgatagtgacGTCTGCTgcagtagtgttagattgcagaatagtgattgTAGGATCTAACCTgagccctaagggtccttgtaaacaaaaaaatgtatgtatgtatgtatgtatgtatgtatgtatgtcaacgGTATTTCACTACTGATAAATAACTTTAACTCTACATGAAATTGAATCTATAACAGCTATGCTAGTATCCCACGTGGGACAGTCTGATATAAAAAGCATATTGtaggcaacaacaacaacaactaatgAATAAAGCTGTGTCTTCTTTTCTTGTCTCAGAGATTGCTCTCAATTTTCTCATCATGACATTAGAGTTTGCATGCTTTCTgtagacacactgacaatcTTCTCCTCCACTGTTGAACAAATTGAACTTCATTAGACTTCCCTTGCTGGTTTCTTACTCTTCCTGCCAGCTGGTCCGGGTATGACTCTTTCCtcaacaaccaaaatgttcaaaagcCAGTGGAATAAATGTTGGATGATAAAGGCCAGGGTGCTCTTGGATTGAATATTTCtcttttcttcttctctcTTTTGGTGACTGCAAATCTATCTTCCCTGGCTGCCTGGTTGATGGTGTTCTTGCTgaatatctgtctgtctgtttgacagttgtttgtatgtctgtccgtgtgtctctgtgactatttgttctttgtctgtttgtgtgtgtttgcttgtttgttgttctgtatTTGATGCTAAGCTATTGGTTAAACAATAATACATGTAACATTTCTATTGCAGAAAGGaacaggcaaatggacagcCATCTCTTCACTCGACTTGGGCATGCCTGTCACACTGATcggtcagacaaacaacatgaAACAACATTTTATAATGTGTGCACTAACTCACATTGTCTACTTTAGGTGAGTCTGTGTTTGCACGTTGCCTTTCCTCTTTGAAAGACGAGAGAGTACCAGCCAGCAAGAGCTTGAAAGGGCCGAGTACGACCAAATATGAAGGTGACAAGAAGGAAATGGTGGAGCACatca of the Corticium candelabrum chromosome 7, ooCorCand1.1, whole genome shotgun sequence genome contains:
- the LOC134182401 gene encoding uncharacterized protein LOC134182401, which produces MKEKRWLSALSRVALEQDIYQAQVCEVHKLQQENLRLATIVDSIQPFFKSLTAVAERNDSHLKQAAQDRSQEDQMTSLLGQITDIHPNSKQRIDAIESIKRPGTKANSALEDTLVKTRGLLKARKAKPDEPS
- the LOC134182014 gene encoding delta-1-pyrroline-5-carboxylate dehydrogenase, mitochondrial-like, which encodes MLRSGALLGRLLRRTHHGCASVVRPPTPHNEPIQYFAPGSDERAKLQQALAELKSSPPEEMTCFVGGDQIRTGNIRDQVSPHDHAHVIGRYHLADENTIKLAIDTALSARDEWERAPFEQRAGVFLKAADLMGTKYRYKLLASTMLGTAKTATQAEYDCTCELIDFYRFSVKAAEEIYNEQQVLHSHGVWNRLVYRGLEGFFAAISPFNFTALGGNLAGAPALMGNVVLWKNASTALHSSWLVFNILREAGLPDGVINFVPSSGPVFGKMVTSSPDLAGIGFTGSGDTFKYLWKEVGKNIDSYKTFPRLIGECGGKNYHFVHPSADVESAINGAIRAGYEYGGQKCSALGRQYVPESLWPQIKEGMVEAMKTIKVGPPDEPPTFYSAVIDQNSFNNIKGYIEHAKSNSDLSIVYGGECDDSVGYYVYPTLVETKDPRSKLMVEEIFGPVITTYVYPDDKVEETLKLVNETSPFGLTGAIYSKDSYFLHHAASVLRHSAGNMYFNDKSTGSVVGQQPFGGGRLSGTNDKTGTKVLLQRYVSPLAIKEQFQPLTRWDYPSMAK